From Lemur catta isolate mLemCat1 chromosome 19, mLemCat1.pri, whole genome shotgun sequence, a single genomic window includes:
- the LOC123623969 gene encoding CLK4-associating serine/arginine rich protein isoform X3 gives MWHEARKHERKLRGMMVDYKKRAERRREYYEKIKKDPAQFLQVHGRACKVHLDSAVALAAESPVNMMPWQGDTNNMIDRFDVRAHLDHIPDYTPPLLTTISPEQESDERKCNYERYRGLVQNDFAGISEEQCLYQIYIDELYGGLQRPSEDEKKKLAEKKASIGYTYEDSTVAEVEKVAEKPEEEESPAEEESNSDEDEVIPDIDVEVDVDELNQEQVADLNKQATTYGMADGDFVRMLRKDKEEAEAIKHAKALEEEKAMYSGRRSRRQRREFREKRLRGRKISPPSYARRDSPTYDPYKRSPSESSSESRSRSRSPTPGREEKITFITSFGGSDEEAAAAAAAAAASGATTGKPPAPPQPGGPAPGRNASARRRSSSSSSSSSASRTSSSRSSSRSSSRSHRGGGYYRSSRHARSRSRSRSWSRSRSRSRRYSRSRSRGRRHSGGGSRDGHRYSRSPARRGGYGPRRRSRSRSHSGDRYRRGGRGPRHHSSSRSRSSWSLSPSRSRSLTHSRSRSPSRSHSHSRSRSRSRSQSHSPSPPREKLTRPAASPAVGEKLKKTEPAAGKETGAAKPKLTPQEKLKLRMQKALNRQFKADKKAAQEKMIQQEHERQEREDELRAMARKIRMNVPSWMPAPSPRRERERREKEREEWERQYSRQSRSPSPRYSREYSSSRRRSRSRSRSPHYRH, from the exons ATGTGGCACGAGGCTCGGAAGCATGAGCGGAAGCTTCGAGGCATGATGGTGGACTACAAGAAGAGGGCAGAGCGGAGGCGGGAGTACTATGAAAAGATT AAGAAGGACCCAGCCCAATTCCTGCAGGTACATGGCCGAGCTTGCAAGGTACACCTGGATTCTGCAGTTGCCCTGGCTGCTGAGAGCCCTGTTAACAT GATGCCCTGGCAGGGGGACACCAACAACATGATCGACCGATTTGATGTTCGTGCCCACCTGGACCACATCCCCGACTATACCCCCCCACTGCTCACCACCAT CTCCCCAGAGCAGGAGTCAGACGAGCGGAAGTGTAACTACGAGCGCTACCGAGGCCTGGTCCAGAACGACTTTGCTGGCA TCTCAGAGGAGCAATGCCTGTACCAGATCTACATTGACGAGTTGTACGGAGGCCTCCAGAGACCCAGTGAGGATGAGAAAAAGAA GCTGGCAGAGAAGAAGGCATCCATTGGTTACACCTACGAGGACAGCACAGTGGCCGAGGTAGAGAAGGTGGCAGAGAAGCCGGAGGAGGAGGAGTCACCGGCAGAGGAGGAGAGCAACTCGGATGAAGATGAGGTCATCCCCGACATCG ATGTGGAGGTGGACGTGGATGAATTGAACCAGGAGCAGGTGGCAGATCTCAACAAACAGGCCACGACCTATGGCATGGCCGACGGTGACTTTGTCAG GATGCTTCGGAAAGacaaggaggaggcagaggccatCAAACACGCCAAGGCCCTTGAGGAGGAGAAGGCCATGTACTCG GGCCGTCGCTCCCGGCGCCAGCGGAGAGAGTTCCGTGAGAAGCGGCTGAGGGGCCGCAAGATCAGCCCTCCCAG CTATGCCCGCCGAGACAGCCCCACCTACGACCCCTATAAGCG GTCACCCTCGGAGTCCAGCTCTGAGTCCCGCTCCCGTTCCCGCTCCCCGACCCCAGGCCGTGAGGAGAAGATCACATTCATCACCAGTTTTGGGGGCAGCGATGaggaggcagctgcagctgcagctgccgCAGCCGCATCAGGGGCCACCACAGGGAAGCCCCCCGCACCCCCCCAGCCTGGCGGCCCTGCCCCGGGACGTAATGCCAGTGCCCG CCGccgctcctcctcttcctcctcctcctcttctgcctcgAGGACCTCCAGCTCCCGCTCCAGCTCCCGCTCCAGCTCCCGCTCCCACCGAGGCGGGGGCTACTACCGCTCCAGCCGTCACGCCCGCTCCCGGTCCCGCTCCCGCTCCTGGTCCCGCTCCCGGTCCCGCTCCAGACGCTACTCCCGGTCCCGCAGCCGTGGCCGGCGGCACTCAGGTGGGGGCTCCCGAGACGGACACCGCTACTCCCGCTCGCCTGCCCGGCGTGGTGGTTATGGGCCGCGGCGCAGAAGCAG GAGCCGCTCCCACTCAGGGGACCGCTACAGGCGCGGCGGCCGGGGCCCCAGGCACCACAGCAGCAGCCGCAGCCGCAGCAGCTGGTCTCTCAGCCCGTCCCGCAGTCGCAGCCTGACTcacagccgcagccgcagccccAGCCGGAGCCACAGCCACAGtcgcagccgcagccgcagccgcagccagAGCCACTCGCCGTCACCCCCAAGGGAGAAGCTGACCAGGCCAGCAGCGTCCCCTGCTGTGGGAGAGAAGCTGAAAAA GACCGAACCTGCCGCTGGTAAAGAGACAGGAGCTGCCAAA cccaagCTGACGCCGCAGGAGAAGCTGAAGCTGAGGATGCAGAAGGCGCTGAACAGGCAGT TCAAGGCGGATAAAAAGGCAGCTCAAGAAAAGATGATACAGCAGGAGCATGAGCGGCAG GAGCGGGAAGACGAGCTTCGAGCCATGGCCCGCAAGATCCGGATGAA TGTTCCCAGCTGGATGCCTGCCCCATCCCCTCGCAGGGAGCGGGAGCGCCGAGAGAAGGAGCGGGAAGAATGGGAGCGCCAGTACAGCCGGCAGAGCCGCTCGCCCTCCCCGCGCTATA GTCGAGAATACAGCTCTTCTCGAAG gCGCTCAAGGTCCCGATCCCGAAGCCCCCATTACCGACATTAG
- the LOC123623969 gene encoding CLK4-associating serine/arginine rich protein isoform X2: MWHEARKHERKLRGMMVDYKKRAERRREYYEKIKKDPAQFLQVHGRACKVHLDSAVALAAESPVNMMPWQGDTNNMIDRFDVRAHLDHIPDYTPPLLTTISPEQESDERKCNYERYRGLVQNDFAGISEEQCLYQIYIDELYGGLQRPSEDEKKKLAEKKASIGYTYEDSTVAEVEKVAEKPEEEESPAEEESNSDEDEVIPDIDVEVDVDELNQEQVADLNKQATTYGMADGDFVRMLRKDKEEAEAIKHAKALEEEKAMYSVRSGLAWKGAGMGLREVTLLTSLVPTLLQGRRSRRQRREFREKRLRGRKISPPSYARRDSPTYDPYKRSPSESSSESRSRSRSPTPGREEKITFITSFGGSDEEAAAAAAAAAASGATTGKPPAPPQPGGPAPGRNASARRRSSSSSSSSSASRTSSSRSSSRSSSRSHRGGGYYRSSRHARSRSRSRSWSRSRSRSRRYSRSRSRGRRHSGGGSRDGHRYSRSPARRGGYGPRRRSRSRSHSGDRYRRGGRGPRHHSSSRSRSSWSLSPSRSRSLTHSRSRSPSRSHSHSRSRSRSRSQSHSPSPPREKLTRPAASPAVGEKLKKTEPAAGKETGAAKPKLTPQEKLKLRMQKALNRQFKADKKAAQEKMIQQEHERQEREDELRAMARKIRMKERERREKEREEWERQYSRQSRSPSPRYSREYSSSRRRSRSRSRSPHYRH, translated from the exons ATGTGGCACGAGGCTCGGAAGCATGAGCGGAAGCTTCGAGGCATGATGGTGGACTACAAGAAGAGGGCAGAGCGGAGGCGGGAGTACTATGAAAAGATT AAGAAGGACCCAGCCCAATTCCTGCAGGTACATGGCCGAGCTTGCAAGGTACACCTGGATTCTGCAGTTGCCCTGGCTGCTGAGAGCCCTGTTAACAT GATGCCCTGGCAGGGGGACACCAACAACATGATCGACCGATTTGATGTTCGTGCCCACCTGGACCACATCCCCGACTATACCCCCCCACTGCTCACCACCAT CTCCCCAGAGCAGGAGTCAGACGAGCGGAAGTGTAACTACGAGCGCTACCGAGGCCTGGTCCAGAACGACTTTGCTGGCA TCTCAGAGGAGCAATGCCTGTACCAGATCTACATTGACGAGTTGTACGGAGGCCTCCAGAGACCCAGTGAGGATGAGAAAAAGAA GCTGGCAGAGAAGAAGGCATCCATTGGTTACACCTACGAGGACAGCACAGTGGCCGAGGTAGAGAAGGTGGCAGAGAAGCCGGAGGAGGAGGAGTCACCGGCAGAGGAGGAGAGCAACTCGGATGAAGATGAGGTCATCCCCGACATCG ATGTGGAGGTGGACGTGGATGAATTGAACCAGGAGCAGGTGGCAGATCTCAACAAACAGGCCACGACCTATGGCATGGCCGACGGTGACTTTGTCAG GATGCTTCGGAAAGacaaggaggaggcagaggccatCAAACACGCCAAGGCCCTTGAGGAGGAGAAGGCCATGTACTCGGTGAGGTCTGGGCTGGCGTGGAAGGGGGCCGGGATGGGCCTCAGGGAGGTCACACTTCTCACCAGCCTGGTGCCCACCCTGCTCCAGGGCCGTCGCTCCCGGCGCCAGCGGAGAGAGTTCCGTGAGAAGCGGCTGAGGGGCCGCAAGATCAGCCCTCCCAG CTATGCCCGCCGAGACAGCCCCACCTACGACCCCTATAAGCG GTCACCCTCGGAGTCCAGCTCTGAGTCCCGCTCCCGTTCCCGCTCCCCGACCCCAGGCCGTGAGGAGAAGATCACATTCATCACCAGTTTTGGGGGCAGCGATGaggaggcagctgcagctgcagctgccgCAGCCGCATCAGGGGCCACCACAGGGAAGCCCCCCGCACCCCCCCAGCCTGGCGGCCCTGCCCCGGGACGTAATGCCAGTGCCCG CCGccgctcctcctcttcctcctcctcctcttctgcctcgAGGACCTCCAGCTCCCGCTCCAGCTCCCGCTCCAGCTCCCGCTCCCACCGAGGCGGGGGCTACTACCGCTCCAGCCGTCACGCCCGCTCCCGGTCCCGCTCCCGCTCCTGGTCCCGCTCCCGGTCCCGCTCCAGACGCTACTCCCGGTCCCGCAGCCGTGGCCGGCGGCACTCAGGTGGGGGCTCCCGAGACGGACACCGCTACTCCCGCTCGCCTGCCCGGCGTGGTGGTTATGGGCCGCGGCGCAGAAGCAG GAGCCGCTCCCACTCAGGGGACCGCTACAGGCGCGGCGGCCGGGGCCCCAGGCACCACAGCAGCAGCCGCAGCCGCAGCAGCTGGTCTCTCAGCCCGTCCCGCAGTCGCAGCCTGACTcacagccgcagccgcagccccAGCCGGAGCCACAGCCACAGtcgcagccgcagccgcagccgcagccagAGCCACTCGCCGTCACCCCCAAGGGAGAAGCTGACCAGGCCAGCAGCGTCCCCTGCTGTGGGAGAGAAGCTGAAAAA GACCGAACCTGCCGCTGGTAAAGAGACAGGAGCTGCCAAA cccaagCTGACGCCGCAGGAGAAGCTGAAGCTGAGGATGCAGAAGGCGCTGAACAGGCAGT TCAAGGCGGATAAAAAGGCAGCTCAAGAAAAGATGATACAGCAGGAGCATGAGCGGCAG GAGCGGGAAGACGAGCTTCGAGCCATGGCCCGCAAGATCCGGATGAA GGAGCGGGAGCGCCGAGAGAAGGAGCGGGAAGAATGGGAGCGCCAGTACAGCCGGCAGAGCCGCTCGCCCTCCCCGCGCTATA GTCGAGAATACAGCTCTTCTCGAAG gCGCTCAAGGTCCCGATCCCGAAGCCCCCATTACCGACATTAG
- the LOC123623969 gene encoding CLK4-associating serine/arginine rich protein isoform X5, protein MWHEARKHERKLRGMMVDYKKRAERRREYYEKIKKDPAQFLQVHGRACKVHLDSAVALAAESPVNMMPWQGDTNNMIDRFDVRAHLDHIPDYTPPLLTTISPEQESDERKCNYERYRGLVQNDFAGISEEQCLYQIYIDELYGGLQRPSEDEKKKLAEKKASIGYTYEDSTVAEVEKVAEKPEEEESPAEEESNSDEDEVIPDIDVEVDVDELNQEQVADLNKQATTYGMADGDFVRMLRKDKEEAEAIKHAKALEEEKAMYSVRSGLAWKGAGMGLREVTLLTSLVPTLLQGRRSRRQRREFREKRLRGRKISPPSYARRDSPTYDPYKRSPSESSSESRSRSRSPTPGREEKITFITSFGGSDEEAAAAAAAAAASGATTGKPPAPPQPGGPAPGRNASARRRSSSSSSSSSASRTSSSRSSSRSSSRSHRGGGYYRSSRHARSRSRSRSWSRSRSRSRRYSRSRSRGRRHSGGGSRDGHRYSRSPARRGGYGPRRRSRSRSHSGDRYRRGGRGPRHHSSSRSRSSWSLSPSRSRSLTHSRSRSPSRSHSHSRSRSRSRSQSHSPSPPREKLTRPAASPAVGEKLKKTEPAAGKETGAAKPKLTPQEKLKLRMQKALNRQFKADKKAAQEKMIQQEHERQEREDELRAMARKIRMKVSISKWGQ, encoded by the exons ATGTGGCACGAGGCTCGGAAGCATGAGCGGAAGCTTCGAGGCATGATGGTGGACTACAAGAAGAGGGCAGAGCGGAGGCGGGAGTACTATGAAAAGATT AAGAAGGACCCAGCCCAATTCCTGCAGGTACATGGCCGAGCTTGCAAGGTACACCTGGATTCTGCAGTTGCCCTGGCTGCTGAGAGCCCTGTTAACAT GATGCCCTGGCAGGGGGACACCAACAACATGATCGACCGATTTGATGTTCGTGCCCACCTGGACCACATCCCCGACTATACCCCCCCACTGCTCACCACCAT CTCCCCAGAGCAGGAGTCAGACGAGCGGAAGTGTAACTACGAGCGCTACCGAGGCCTGGTCCAGAACGACTTTGCTGGCA TCTCAGAGGAGCAATGCCTGTACCAGATCTACATTGACGAGTTGTACGGAGGCCTCCAGAGACCCAGTGAGGATGAGAAAAAGAA GCTGGCAGAGAAGAAGGCATCCATTGGTTACACCTACGAGGACAGCACAGTGGCCGAGGTAGAGAAGGTGGCAGAGAAGCCGGAGGAGGAGGAGTCACCGGCAGAGGAGGAGAGCAACTCGGATGAAGATGAGGTCATCCCCGACATCG ATGTGGAGGTGGACGTGGATGAATTGAACCAGGAGCAGGTGGCAGATCTCAACAAACAGGCCACGACCTATGGCATGGCCGACGGTGACTTTGTCAG GATGCTTCGGAAAGacaaggaggaggcagaggccatCAAACACGCCAAGGCCCTTGAGGAGGAGAAGGCCATGTACTCGGTGAGGTCTGGGCTGGCGTGGAAGGGGGCCGGGATGGGCCTCAGGGAGGTCACACTTCTCACCAGCCTGGTGCCCACCCTGCTCCAGGGCCGTCGCTCCCGGCGCCAGCGGAGAGAGTTCCGTGAGAAGCGGCTGAGGGGCCGCAAGATCAGCCCTCCCAG CTATGCCCGCCGAGACAGCCCCACCTACGACCCCTATAAGCG GTCACCCTCGGAGTCCAGCTCTGAGTCCCGCTCCCGTTCCCGCTCCCCGACCCCAGGCCGTGAGGAGAAGATCACATTCATCACCAGTTTTGGGGGCAGCGATGaggaggcagctgcagctgcagctgccgCAGCCGCATCAGGGGCCACCACAGGGAAGCCCCCCGCACCCCCCCAGCCTGGCGGCCCTGCCCCGGGACGTAATGCCAGTGCCCG CCGccgctcctcctcttcctcctcctcctcttctgcctcgAGGACCTCCAGCTCCCGCTCCAGCTCCCGCTCCAGCTCCCGCTCCCACCGAGGCGGGGGCTACTACCGCTCCAGCCGTCACGCCCGCTCCCGGTCCCGCTCCCGCTCCTGGTCCCGCTCCCGGTCCCGCTCCAGACGCTACTCCCGGTCCCGCAGCCGTGGCCGGCGGCACTCAGGTGGGGGCTCCCGAGACGGACACCGCTACTCCCGCTCGCCTGCCCGGCGTGGTGGTTATGGGCCGCGGCGCAGAAGCAG GAGCCGCTCCCACTCAGGGGACCGCTACAGGCGCGGCGGCCGGGGCCCCAGGCACCACAGCAGCAGCCGCAGCCGCAGCAGCTGGTCTCTCAGCCCGTCCCGCAGTCGCAGCCTGACTcacagccgcagccgcagccccAGCCGGAGCCACAGCCACAGtcgcagccgcagccgcagccgcagccagAGCCACTCGCCGTCACCCCCAAGGGAGAAGCTGACCAGGCCAGCAGCGTCCCCTGCTGTGGGAGAGAAGCTGAAAAA GACCGAACCTGCCGCTGGTAAAGAGACAGGAGCTGCCAAA cccaagCTGACGCCGCAGGAGAAGCTGAAGCTGAGGATGCAGAAGGCGCTGAACAGGCAGT TCAAGGCGGATAAAAAGGCAGCTCAAGAAAAGATGATACAGCAGGAGCATGAGCGGCAG GAGCGGGAAGACGAGCTTCGAGCCATGGCCCGCAAGATCCGGATGAA GGTCTCCATTTCCAAGTGGGGACAGTAG
- the LOC123623969 gene encoding CLK4-associating serine/arginine rich protein isoform X4 produces MWHEARKHERKLRGMMVDYKKRAERRREYYEKIKKDPAQFLQVHGRACKVHLDSAVALAAESPVNMMPWQGDTNNMIDRFDVRAHLDHIPDYTPPLLTTISPEQESDERKCNYERYRGLVQNDFAGISEEQCLYQIYIDELYGGLQRPSEDEKKKLAEKKASIGYTYEDSTVAEVEKVAEKPEEEESPAEEESNSDEDEVIPDIDVEVDVDELNQEQVADLNKQATTYGMADGDFVRMLRKDKEEAEAIKHAKALEEEKAMYSGRRSRRQRREFREKRLRGRKISPPSYARRDSPTYDPYKRSPSESSSESRSRSRSPTPGREEKITFITSFGGSDEEAAAAAAAAAASGATTGKPPAPPQPGGPAPGRNASARRRSSSSSSSSSASRTSSSRSSSRSSSRSHRGGGYYRSSRHARSRSRSRSWSRSRSRSRRYSRSRSRGRRHSGGGSRDGHRYSRSPARRGGYGPRRRSRSRSHSGDRYRRGGRGPRHHSSSRSRSSWSLSPSRSRSLTHSRSRSPSRSHSHSRSRSRSRSQSHSPSPPREKLTRPAASPAVGEKLKKTEPAAGKETGAAKPKLTPQEKLKLRMQKALNRQFKADKKAAQEKMIQQEHERQEREDELRAMARKIRMKERERREKEREEWERQYSRQSRSPSPRYSREYSSSRRRSRSRSRSPHYRH; encoded by the exons ATGTGGCACGAGGCTCGGAAGCATGAGCGGAAGCTTCGAGGCATGATGGTGGACTACAAGAAGAGGGCAGAGCGGAGGCGGGAGTACTATGAAAAGATT AAGAAGGACCCAGCCCAATTCCTGCAGGTACATGGCCGAGCTTGCAAGGTACACCTGGATTCTGCAGTTGCCCTGGCTGCTGAGAGCCCTGTTAACAT GATGCCCTGGCAGGGGGACACCAACAACATGATCGACCGATTTGATGTTCGTGCCCACCTGGACCACATCCCCGACTATACCCCCCCACTGCTCACCACCAT CTCCCCAGAGCAGGAGTCAGACGAGCGGAAGTGTAACTACGAGCGCTACCGAGGCCTGGTCCAGAACGACTTTGCTGGCA TCTCAGAGGAGCAATGCCTGTACCAGATCTACATTGACGAGTTGTACGGAGGCCTCCAGAGACCCAGTGAGGATGAGAAAAAGAA GCTGGCAGAGAAGAAGGCATCCATTGGTTACACCTACGAGGACAGCACAGTGGCCGAGGTAGAGAAGGTGGCAGAGAAGCCGGAGGAGGAGGAGTCACCGGCAGAGGAGGAGAGCAACTCGGATGAAGATGAGGTCATCCCCGACATCG ATGTGGAGGTGGACGTGGATGAATTGAACCAGGAGCAGGTGGCAGATCTCAACAAACAGGCCACGACCTATGGCATGGCCGACGGTGACTTTGTCAG GATGCTTCGGAAAGacaaggaggaggcagaggccatCAAACACGCCAAGGCCCTTGAGGAGGAGAAGGCCATGTACTCG GGCCGTCGCTCCCGGCGCCAGCGGAGAGAGTTCCGTGAGAAGCGGCTGAGGGGCCGCAAGATCAGCCCTCCCAG CTATGCCCGCCGAGACAGCCCCACCTACGACCCCTATAAGCG GTCACCCTCGGAGTCCAGCTCTGAGTCCCGCTCCCGTTCCCGCTCCCCGACCCCAGGCCGTGAGGAGAAGATCACATTCATCACCAGTTTTGGGGGCAGCGATGaggaggcagctgcagctgcagctgccgCAGCCGCATCAGGGGCCACCACAGGGAAGCCCCCCGCACCCCCCCAGCCTGGCGGCCCTGCCCCGGGACGTAATGCCAGTGCCCG CCGccgctcctcctcttcctcctcctcctcttctgcctcgAGGACCTCCAGCTCCCGCTCCAGCTCCCGCTCCAGCTCCCGCTCCCACCGAGGCGGGGGCTACTACCGCTCCAGCCGTCACGCCCGCTCCCGGTCCCGCTCCCGCTCCTGGTCCCGCTCCCGGTCCCGCTCCAGACGCTACTCCCGGTCCCGCAGCCGTGGCCGGCGGCACTCAGGTGGGGGCTCCCGAGACGGACACCGCTACTCCCGCTCGCCTGCCCGGCGTGGTGGTTATGGGCCGCGGCGCAGAAGCAG GAGCCGCTCCCACTCAGGGGACCGCTACAGGCGCGGCGGCCGGGGCCCCAGGCACCACAGCAGCAGCCGCAGCCGCAGCAGCTGGTCTCTCAGCCCGTCCCGCAGTCGCAGCCTGACTcacagccgcagccgcagccccAGCCGGAGCCACAGCCACAGtcgcagccgcagccgcagccgcagccagAGCCACTCGCCGTCACCCCCAAGGGAGAAGCTGACCAGGCCAGCAGCGTCCCCTGCTGTGGGAGAGAAGCTGAAAAA GACCGAACCTGCCGCTGGTAAAGAGACAGGAGCTGCCAAA cccaagCTGACGCCGCAGGAGAAGCTGAAGCTGAGGATGCAGAAGGCGCTGAACAGGCAGT TCAAGGCGGATAAAAAGGCAGCTCAAGAAAAGATGATACAGCAGGAGCATGAGCGGCAG GAGCGGGAAGACGAGCTTCGAGCCATGGCCCGCAAGATCCGGATGAA GGAGCGGGAGCGCCGAGAGAAGGAGCGGGAAGAATGGGAGCGCCAGTACAGCCGGCAGAGCCGCTCGCCCTCCCCGCGCTATA GTCGAGAATACAGCTCTTCTCGAAG gCGCTCAAGGTCCCGATCCCGAAGCCCCCATTACCGACATTAG
- the LOC123623969 gene encoding CLK4-associating serine/arginine rich protein isoform X1, whose amino-acid sequence MWHEARKHERKLRGMMVDYKKRAERRREYYEKIKKDPAQFLQVHGRACKVHLDSAVALAAESPVNMMPWQGDTNNMIDRFDVRAHLDHIPDYTPPLLTTISPEQESDERKCNYERYRGLVQNDFAGISEEQCLYQIYIDELYGGLQRPSEDEKKKLAEKKASIGYTYEDSTVAEVEKVAEKPEEEESPAEEESNSDEDEVIPDIDVEVDVDELNQEQVADLNKQATTYGMADGDFVRMLRKDKEEAEAIKHAKALEEEKAMYSVRSGLAWKGAGMGLREVTLLTSLVPTLLQGRRSRRQRREFREKRLRGRKISPPSYARRDSPTYDPYKRSPSESSSESRSRSRSPTPGREEKITFITSFGGSDEEAAAAAAAAAASGATTGKPPAPPQPGGPAPGRNASARRRSSSSSSSSSASRTSSSRSSSRSSSRSHRGGGYYRSSRHARSRSRSRSWSRSRSRSRRYSRSRSRGRRHSGGGSRDGHRYSRSPARRGGYGPRRRSRSRSHSGDRYRRGGRGPRHHSSSRSRSSWSLSPSRSRSLTHSRSRSPSRSHSHSRSRSRSRSQSHSPSPPREKLTRPAASPAVGEKLKKTEPAAGKETGAAKPKLTPQEKLKLRMQKALNRQFKADKKAAQEKMIQQEHERQEREDELRAMARKIRMNVPSWMPAPSPRRERERREKEREEWERQYSRQSRSPSPRYSREYSSSRRRSRSRSRSPHYRH is encoded by the exons ATGTGGCACGAGGCTCGGAAGCATGAGCGGAAGCTTCGAGGCATGATGGTGGACTACAAGAAGAGGGCAGAGCGGAGGCGGGAGTACTATGAAAAGATT AAGAAGGACCCAGCCCAATTCCTGCAGGTACATGGCCGAGCTTGCAAGGTACACCTGGATTCTGCAGTTGCCCTGGCTGCTGAGAGCCCTGTTAACAT GATGCCCTGGCAGGGGGACACCAACAACATGATCGACCGATTTGATGTTCGTGCCCACCTGGACCACATCCCCGACTATACCCCCCCACTGCTCACCACCAT CTCCCCAGAGCAGGAGTCAGACGAGCGGAAGTGTAACTACGAGCGCTACCGAGGCCTGGTCCAGAACGACTTTGCTGGCA TCTCAGAGGAGCAATGCCTGTACCAGATCTACATTGACGAGTTGTACGGAGGCCTCCAGAGACCCAGTGAGGATGAGAAAAAGAA GCTGGCAGAGAAGAAGGCATCCATTGGTTACACCTACGAGGACAGCACAGTGGCCGAGGTAGAGAAGGTGGCAGAGAAGCCGGAGGAGGAGGAGTCACCGGCAGAGGAGGAGAGCAACTCGGATGAAGATGAGGTCATCCCCGACATCG ATGTGGAGGTGGACGTGGATGAATTGAACCAGGAGCAGGTGGCAGATCTCAACAAACAGGCCACGACCTATGGCATGGCCGACGGTGACTTTGTCAG GATGCTTCGGAAAGacaaggaggaggcagaggccatCAAACACGCCAAGGCCCTTGAGGAGGAGAAGGCCATGTACTCGGTGAGGTCTGGGCTGGCGTGGAAGGGGGCCGGGATGGGCCTCAGGGAGGTCACACTTCTCACCAGCCTGGTGCCCACCCTGCTCCAGGGCCGTCGCTCCCGGCGCCAGCGGAGAGAGTTCCGTGAGAAGCGGCTGAGGGGCCGCAAGATCAGCCCTCCCAG CTATGCCCGCCGAGACAGCCCCACCTACGACCCCTATAAGCG GTCACCCTCGGAGTCCAGCTCTGAGTCCCGCTCCCGTTCCCGCTCCCCGACCCCAGGCCGTGAGGAGAAGATCACATTCATCACCAGTTTTGGGGGCAGCGATGaggaggcagctgcagctgcagctgccgCAGCCGCATCAGGGGCCACCACAGGGAAGCCCCCCGCACCCCCCCAGCCTGGCGGCCCTGCCCCGGGACGTAATGCCAGTGCCCG CCGccgctcctcctcttcctcctcctcctcttctgcctcgAGGACCTCCAGCTCCCGCTCCAGCTCCCGCTCCAGCTCCCGCTCCCACCGAGGCGGGGGCTACTACCGCTCCAGCCGTCACGCCCGCTCCCGGTCCCGCTCCCGCTCCTGGTCCCGCTCCCGGTCCCGCTCCAGACGCTACTCCCGGTCCCGCAGCCGTGGCCGGCGGCACTCAGGTGGGGGCTCCCGAGACGGACACCGCTACTCCCGCTCGCCTGCCCGGCGTGGTGGTTATGGGCCGCGGCGCAGAAGCAG GAGCCGCTCCCACTCAGGGGACCGCTACAGGCGCGGCGGCCGGGGCCCCAGGCACCACAGCAGCAGCCGCAGCCGCAGCAGCTGGTCTCTCAGCCCGTCCCGCAGTCGCAGCCTGACTcacagccgcagccgcagccccAGCCGGAGCCACAGCCACAGtcgcagccgcagccgcagccgcagccagAGCCACTCGCCGTCACCCCCAAGGGAGAAGCTGACCAGGCCAGCAGCGTCCCCTGCTGTGGGAGAGAAGCTGAAAAA GACCGAACCTGCCGCTGGTAAAGAGACAGGAGCTGCCAAA cccaagCTGACGCCGCAGGAGAAGCTGAAGCTGAGGATGCAGAAGGCGCTGAACAGGCAGT TCAAGGCGGATAAAAAGGCAGCTCAAGAAAAGATGATACAGCAGGAGCATGAGCGGCAG GAGCGGGAAGACGAGCTTCGAGCCATGGCCCGCAAGATCCGGATGAA TGTTCCCAGCTGGATGCCTGCCCCATCCCCTCGCAGGGAGCGGGAGCGCCGAGAGAAGGAGCGGGAAGAATGGGAGCGCCAGTACAGCCGGCAGAGCCGCTCGCCCTCCCCGCGCTATA GTCGAGAATACAGCTCTTCTCGAAG gCGCTCAAGGTCCCGATCCCGAAGCCCCCATTACCGACATTAG